The Drosophila teissieri strain GT53w chromosome X, Prin_Dtei_1.1, whole genome shotgun sequence genome has a segment encoding these proteins:
- the LOC122623370 gene encoding achaete-scute complex protein T8 codes for MAALSFSPSPPPKENPKENPNPGMKTTLKPFGKITVHNVLSESGANALQQHIANQNTIIRKIRDFGMLGAVQSAVASTTNTTPIPSQRKRPLGESQKQNQQNQQNQQNQQPSKTSVPAKKCKTNKKLAVEKQPKAAAISHPNKSQADQSFGTPGRKGLPLPQAVARRNARERNRVKQVNNGFALLREKIPEEVSEAFEAQGAGRGASKKLSKVETLRMAVEYIRSLEKLLGFDFPPLNSQGNSSGSGDDSFMFIKDEFDCLDEHFDDSLSNYEMEEQQPVQPTLSEEIQNPPQATDLLPSLTTLNGLQYIRIPGTNTYQLLTAELLGDLSHEQKLEETAASGPLSRSPVPQKVVRSPCSSPVSPVASTELLLQTCATPLQQQVIKQEYASSTNISSSSNAHTSPQQQQQQQQQQQQPQVQNLGSSPILPAFYDQEPVSFYDNVVLPGFKKEFSDILQQEQPNNTTAGCLSDESMIDAIDWWEAHTPKSNGACTNLSV; via the coding sequence atggCTGCCTTGAGCTTCAGCCCATCACCTCCTCCAAAGGAAAACCCCAAGGAAAACCCCAATCCAGGGATGAAGACCACGCTGAAACCTTTTGGAAAGATCACCGTTCACAATGTGTTGAGTGAAAGTGGCGCCAACGCCTTGCAACAGCATATAGCCAATCAGAATACCATTATTCGAAAGATCCGGGACTTTGGCATGCTGGGTGCTGTACAAAGTGCCGTGGCCAGCACAACAAACACCACACCCATACCCAGTCAACGGAAGAGGCCCCTGGGAGAGTCCCAAAAGCAGAACCAACAGAACCAACAGAACCAGCAGAATCAACAGCCCAGTAAAACTTCAGTGCCTGCCAAAAAGTGCAAGACCAACAAGAAGTTGGCAGTGGAAAAGCAACCAAAAGCAGCAGCTATAAGCCATCCAAATAAAAGCCAAGCCGACCAGAGTTTCGGAACACCTGGAAGAAAGGGTTTGCCTTTGCCACAAGCCGTTGCCCGTAGAAACGCTAGGGAAAGGAATCGCGTAAAGCAGGTTAATAATGGATTTGCTTTACTGCGCGAGAAGATCCCGGAAGAAGTTTCCGAGGCTTTTGAGGCCCAGGGGGCGGGAAGGGGAGCCAGCAAGAAGCTATCCAAGGTGGAGACCCTCCGCATGGCCGTGGAGTATATAAGAAGTTTGGAAAAACTGCTGGGATTCGATTTTCCACCCCTCAACAGTCAGGGGAATAGTTCTGGATCCGGCGATGACAGCTTTATGTTTATCAAGGACGAATTCGATTGTCTGGATGAACACTTCGACGACTCCTTGAGCAACTACGAAATGGAGGAGCAACAGCCAGTCCAGCCAACTCTGTCCGAGGAAATCCAAAACCCTCCGCAAGCCACTGATCTCCTGCCTAGTTTGACTACCTTGAATGGGTTGCAATACATCAGAATACCGGGGACCAACACCTATCAACTGCTAACGGCTGAATTACTGGGCGATTTGAGTCACGAGCAAAAACTTGAAGAAACAGCTGCTTCGGGCCCGTTATCGCGATCGCCCGTGCCACAAAAGGTGGTAAGAAGTCCCTGCTCCTCGCCAGTTTCACCTGTCGCCTCGACTGAGTTGCTGTTACAGACGTGTGCCAcaccgctgcagcagcaagtAATTAAACAGGAATAcgccagcagcaccaacattagcagcagcagcaacgcacACACTtccccgcagcagcagcagcagcagcagcaacagcagcagcagcctcaaGTTCAGAACCTGGGATCGTCGCCTATCTTACCCGCGTTCTACGACCAGGAACCCGTGAGCTTCTACGACAACGTAGTACTACCCGGATTCAAGAAAGAGTTCAGCGACATtttgcagcaggagcagcccaACAACACGACCGCTGGCTGCCTTTCGGACGAGAGCATGATCGATGCCATTGACTGGTGGGAGGCACATACACCCAAGTCTAATGGTGCATGCACTAATCTATCCGTTTAG
- the LOC122623368 gene encoding cytochrome P450 4g1 yields MAVEVVQETLQQAAASSSTTVLGFSPMFTTLVGTLVAMALYEYWRRNSREYRMVANIPSPPELPILGQAHVAAGLSNAEILAVGLGYLNKYGETMKAWLGNVLLVFLTNPSDIELILSGHQHLTKAEEYRYFKPWFGDGLLISNGHHWRHHRKMIAPTFHQSILKSFVPTFVDHSKAVVARMGLESGKSFDVHDYMSQTTVDILLSTAMGVKKLPEGNKSFEYAQAVVDMCDIIHKRQVKLLYRLDSIYKFTKLREKGDRMMNIILGMTSKVVKDRKENFQEESRAIVEEIATPVASTPASKKEGLRDDLDDIDENDVGAKRRLALLDAMVEMAKNPDIEWNEKDIMDEVNTIMFEGHDTTSAGSSFALCMMGIHKDIQAKVFAEQKAIFGDNMLRDCTFADTMEMKYLERVILETLRLYPPVPLIARRLDYDLKLASGPYTVPKGTTVIVLQYCVHRRPDIYPNPTKFDPDNFLPERMANRHYYSFIPFSAGPRSCVGRKYAMLKLKVLLSTIVRNYIVHSTDTEADFKLQADIILKLENGFNVSLEKRQYATVA; encoded by the coding sequence ATGGCAGTGGAAGTAGTGCAGGAGACGCTGCAACAGGCGGCGGCCAGTTCTTCGACGACGGTCCTAGGATTCAGTCCTATGTTCACCACCCTAGTGGGCACCCTGGTGGCCATGGCACTGTACGAGTATTGGCGCAGGAATAGCCGGGAATACCGCATGGTTGCCAATATACCATCCCCCCCGGAGTTGCCCATTTTGGGACAGGCTCATGTGGCCGCCGGCTTGAGCAACGCCGAGATCCTGGCCGTCGGCTTGGGTTACCTCAACAAGTACGGAGAGACCATGAAGGCCTGGCTGGGCAACGTCCTGCTGGTGTTCCTGACCAATCCCAGTGACATCGAGTTGATCCTGAGCGGGCACCAGCACTTGACCAAGGCGGAGGAGTATCGCTACTTCAAGCCCTGGTTCGGAGATGGTCTGCTGATCAGCAACGGACACCATTGGCGCCATCATCGCAAGATGATTGCTCCCACCTTCCACCAGAGCATCTTGAAGAGCTTCGTGCCCACATTTGTGGATCACTCGAAGGCGGTGGTGGCCAGGATGGGCTTGGAATCGGGAAAATCCTTTGATGTTCATGACTATATGTCGCAGACCACCGTTGACATCCTGTTGTCCACCGCCATGGGTGTGAAGAAGCTGCCGGAGGGCAACAAGAGTTTCGAATACGCTCAAGCCGTCGTCGACATGTGCGATATCATTCACAAGAGACAGGTAAAACTACTTTACCGCCTGGACTCCATCTACAAGTTTACGAAGCTTCGCGAGAAGGGCGACCGCATGATGAACATCATCCTGGGCATGACCAGCAAGGTGGTCAAGGATCGCAAGGAGAACTTCCAAGAGGAGTCGCGCGCGATTGTTGAGGAGATTGCCACACCTGTTGCCAGCACTCCCGCCTCCAAGAAGGAGGGTCTTCGCGATGATCTGGACGATATCGATGAGAATGATGTGGGTGCCAAGAGGCGATTGGCTCTCCTGGATGCCATGGTGGAAATGGCCAAGAACCCCGATATCGAGTGGAACGAGAAGGACATCATGGATGAGGTGAACACAATTATGTTTGAGGGCCACGATACCACCTCGGCGGGATCGAGTTTCGCCCTCTGCATGATGGGCATTCACAAGGACATCCAGGCTAAGGTCTTCGCCGAACAGAAGGCCATCTTCGGAGATAACATGCTGCGCGATTGCACCTTTGCCGACACCATGGAGATGAAATACTTGGAGCGCGTGATTTTGGAGACTTTGAGGTTGTACCCTCCAGTACCGCTGATCGCCAGGCGTCTGGACTACGACCTCAAGTTGGCCAGTGGACCGTACACGGTTCCCAAGGGCACCACGGTCATCGTGCTGCAGTACTGCGTGCACAGGCGTCCCGACATCTATCCCAATCCCACCAAATTCGATCCGGACAACTTCCTGCCCGAGAGGATGGCCAACAGGCACTACTACTCCTTCATCCCCTTCAGCGCTGGACCCAGAAGCTGTGTGGGCCGCAAGTACGCCATGCTGAAGCTGAAGGTCCTGCTGTCCACCATCGTGAGGAACTACATTGTCCACTCCACCGATACGGAGGCAGACTTCAAGCTGCAGGCTGACATCATCCTGAAGCTCGAGAATGGATTCAATGTCTCGTTGGAGAAGCGTCAGTATGCCACGGTGGCCTAG